A stretch of DNA from Candidatus Nanopelagicales bacterium:
CATGAGTCACGGGGCCGCGTTGGCGACTCGAGCTGGATCCGCGGTCGCGGGATTTCAGCCGACCAACCACGAACCGGACATCTCCGCGTTGCTCATGGTTCTCGCCTTGCCCGTGTACCTGCCGCGGGCGTTGTCGGCCAGTGAGTTGGAGTGGGTGCGGGCCCGGCCGGACGACCTGCGAGGCGGCCATCGCGGCATCCCTCGGCCCAAGGGCCCGGCAGTGGCGCTCGGGCCTGGCATCGCGTCCCTGGGTGTCGGAGTCATGCTCGTGCCGGCGCTCGCCGTCGACCCATCCACCGGAGCCCGATTGGGATACGGGGCGGGCTTTTACGACCGCCTCCTCGCTGACCTGTCACCAGCCGTGTTCACCGTTGCGGTCTGCCGGGAGCAGGATCAGCGCGTTCTGCCGGTCGAGGCGCACGACGTGCCGGTCGCGGCGGTGTTGACCGAGGCGGGCCTGGTATCGGTCGGGTCTGCCGGCGATGCGCCGGCGGAAGACTGAGCCGGGACCGCGTAGGGTCTGCAGCATGGCGGAACTTCACGGCGACGTGCGCAAGGCCGTGATCCCGGTCGCCGGGTTGGGAACGCACTTCCTGCCTGTGTCCAAGGCGATCCCCAAAGAGATGCTTCCACTCGTCGACCGGCCGGCCATCGACTATGTCGTCCGAGAAGCCGTCGCGGCAGGCCTGGATGATGTGCTGCTGATCCAGGGCCGCGGCAAGGTCGCGCTCGAGGACTACTTCGATCGAGATGTCGAGATGGAAGCCGCTTTGGCCGACAAAGGGGACGACCCGGCGCTGGCACAACTTGCCGAGATCAGTTCCCTGGCGAGGGTGCATTCGGTGCGGCAGGGCCAGGTGCTCGGTCTCGGCCATGCCGTCTCCATGGCCGAAGCGCATGTCGGTCACGAGCCGTTCGCGGTCCTCTTGGGCGACGACCTGATCGACGAACGTGATCCCGTTCTCGAGCAGATGCTCGCCCTGCGCCGCAAGCACGGGGGATCGGTGGTCGCGCTGTTCGAGGTGCCTCCTGAGAAGATCTCGAGTTACGGTGCCGCCGCCTGCCGAGCGACCGAGGTCAACGATGTCGTCGAAGTCACCGACTTGGTCGAGAAACCGCCGATCGATCAGGCGCCGAGCAACCTGGCCATCATCGGCCGCTACATCCTCGATCCCCTGGTCTTCGACGTCCTGCGTGACACCAGACCCGGACGGGGCGGGCAGATCCAACTGACGGATGCGCTGCGGAGCATGGCCAAACTGCCGGCCGGGAACGGCGGCGGAGTTCGTGGTGTGGTCTTCCGCGGTCGTCGCTACGACACCGGCGACAAGCAGTCGTACCTGCAGGCGGTCGTCACACTGGCCATGGAAGACCCTGACCTGGGGCCGGAGTTCAGGCGCTGGCTCGCCGGTCAGATGCAGCAACGCGGACTGGTCGCATCATGAACGGAGGCCCGACATGAGTCTCGAAGTACACCTCGCCGGACTGTTGGAGCAGGTCCATCCCCTCGAACCCCTCGACATCACCATCACCGAGGCCATCGGTTGCCAGATCGTCGGTGACGTATCCGCACCCCGTCCCATTCCGCATTTCGCTCGGGCCGCTCTGACGGGTTACGCAGCCCGAGCGGCAGATCTCACCGGGTCGGCCATGCTCAAGGTCGTCGATGATGTGGCTCCGGGATTCGCAGCGACGCAACCGGTGTATGCCGGCGTTGTGGTCCGGGTCGCAGCGGGAACCCCCCTGCCGACGGGAGCGGATTGTGTAGTCCGCGGCCCGGGGTTCGACAAAGTGGGCGACCAGATCACCATCACCGAGCAAGCCGAGCCGGGCGCCGGCGTGACCGCCGTGGGTGCGGTGGCCGCCGAGGGGGACACCGTGCTGGCCGATGGCGTCGTGATCGACCCCGTCACCGTGGGACTCCTCGCGCAACTCGGAGTCATCCGAGTATCGGTGCGCCCCCACCCGCGAGTGGTGGTCGTGACGATCGGCAACGAACTCCTGCCAGTCGGGGCAGAGCCGACAGCAGGTCTGGTCTACGATGCGACCGGCCCGATGCTCGCGGCTGCAGCCGAACGGGCCGGAGCTGTCGCCTTCCGGGTCGGACCGGTCGGTTACGACGCCCGCGAGATCGGCCAGGCCATCGACGATCAACTGATCCGCGCCGACCTGGTGGTGGTCGCCGGTGAGATCGCGTACGCCGACAGCCTGGTCCGGACTCAACTGGCGGCCCTCGGGTCCGTCACGTTCGATGAAGGATCCACCGACCAGGGAGCCTTTGGGCACGGCACCGTGGGCGAGGACTCCATCCCGGTGCTGGCACTACCTTCGGAGCCTGTTGCCGCCGAGGTCTTGTTCGCGGCGCTCGCTGTCCCCATGATCTATGCCATGAGGGGTGTCCAGCCCGCCGCGCCGGTCCATGTGCGACTGGGCGCTGACGTGCCCCGGACCCCGGCCACGCAGTTGATCCCGGCCCGCCTGGATGCCGACGGAACCGCTCACCCGCAGTTGGGCGCCACCTTGGTTCAGCTGGGTTCGGCCGACGTCCTGCTGCGGGTGCTGCCGGGCAACGACTCCCAGCCCGCCGGATCGACCGTCCCGGCACTATCACTGCGCCCCGGATCGCCATGAAGTGGCCGGTGACGCTGCAGGACGGCGCCGTCACCCTACGTCCCCTGCAGCGGCGTGATTCGCGGCGATGGCAGGACCTGCGGCGCGCGAACCATGAGTGGCTGAAGCCCTGGGAGGCCACACTGCCGCAGGCAGACCCCGCGGTCCCGGGCACCTTCGCCGGCATGGTCCGAAGTTTTCGCCGCGAGGCCACGGCGGGACGCAGCGCTGCCTTCGCCCTCGATGTCGAGGGGACCCTCATGGGTCAGGTCACGTTGGGGGGGCTCACGTGGGGCTCACTGCGCAGTGGCTACATCGGCTATTGGATCAGCCAGGAAGTGGCGGGCCGAGGAATCATGCCTCGAGCCGTGGCGCTCGTTGTCGACTACGCGCTCGGCACCTTGATGATGCACCGGATCGAGATCAACATCCGTCCCGAGAACCAGGCGAGTCTGCGAGTCGTCGAGAAACTCGGCTTCCGCAAGGAGGGTTTCCGTCCCGGATACCTGCACATCGATGGGGACTGGCGTGATCACGTCACCTACTGCATGCTCGCCGGTGAGCGCCCTCCCCAAGGGCTGCTCCGGGCCGTGCATGCCCGGGCGGGCCGATATCCAACTGTGCGCGACACGGGCGATTCGGTCCTTCGCATCCGGCCTCCGCACCCCTAACCTTGGGCGCGTGACGGGCCTGATCTATGTGATTCTCATCGCCTTGTGGGGCGTCGTGCTCGTTCCGCGGTGGTTGCACCACCACGACGAGTCACGGCGGCGCCGTGAGGCGGAACGTGTCGAGCGTGCCCTCAACCCGCACAATGCCCGGTCCGCCGCCCCGTCCGCGGCGGATGACGAGCACTACCAATCCTGGCGGGAGTATCTGAAAACCCTGACCAACCGGGAGCGGGTCGGCGGCGATCCAGCCCGTTGGGTCGATGCACTGCGCGCCCCCCAGGGCCGTCACGCTCGTCGGCGCCGCAACATCCTGTTGGGCCTGACGGGCGCCGTCACCGTGTCACTCCTCGGTGTGGTCGCCGGGATCCTCCCCAGTTTCCTCGCGGTCCTCACGACGTTGCTCCTCGTCGGCTACGTCAGTGCCATGTTCTTCCAGATGCGCCAGTGGGAATCGGGGCTGTCCACGGCCCCCGCCGCCGCGGCCCAGGACTTCACCGCCGAAGACCTCGCCGCGAGCGGGCGCTCAGTGCGCGACGGGGTTCGGCTCGTGAGCGGCACCGCCGCTGTGGGCTCCGAATGGGAGCCGCGCGAAACCACACTGCCCACGTACACCAGCAAGTCCAAGGCCTCGAAGATCCCGCGTCGCATCGACCTGACCAGCGCCGGCTGGAACGGCGCCAGCATGGTCGAGCAGGCCCGGGCCCAGCAGTCGCCCCATCTGCAGGACCAGTTCGACCGCGAGTTTGCGGCGCTGGAGCCTGACGCCGACCAGCAGGTTGCCGAGTTCGCCAACTACGCGAACGACCGCTCCTACTACCGTCGCGCCGTCAATGAGTAGCGCCGCCCCGGCAACGAGCACCGCCGCCCCGGCAACGAGCACCGCCGCCGGCAACGAGCACCGCCGCCCCGGCAACGAGCACCGCCGCCCCGGCCGCCGCCACACCGGTAGCGCCCCCCATCTCCGCGGCGGCATGCGCCGTTCCATCGGCGTCTGATGGCACGGTATTCTGACGGCTCCGGGGCTGTGGCGCAGTTGGTAGCGCGTCTCGTTCGCAATGAGAAGGTCAGGGGTTCGAATCCCCTCAGCTCCACAAGGTGAACCCATGATCAAACCCCGACTGGCCATCGTGCTGGCTGCCGGTGTCGTGGTGGCGGCTTGTAGCTCGCCCCCTCCGCCCGCCCCTTCAGCCAGCCCCACGGTGACGGCCACACCGGAACCCGAGGTGCTGCTGGCCATGACGGGGCAACCGGCGCCCGACAGCTGGAAGCCGCGACCGGTGATCGTGGTCAAGGTGGACAACACCGTCGCCGGGCAACCCCAGATCGGCATCGGCCAAGCGGACTTGGTGATCGAGGAGCCCGTCGAGGGTGGTCTCACCCGGCTGGCGGGGTTCTTCGAGTCGCGGCTCCCTCGGGTCGTCGGCCCGGCTCGTTCCGTGCGCATCAGCGATATCGGGCTGGTCGAACCGGTACGCGCGACCGTCGTCGCCAGCGGTGGAGCGCCCGACAGCCTGGCCGCCTTCGAGCGGGCGGATGTCACCTTGTACGACGAGACCTCCCCTGCGCACTTCCGAGATGCCGGCCGCGTGGCGCCCTACAACCTGTTCGTGAACCCCCGCGAGATCGATCGAATGGACAAGGGTCGACTACCTCAGCAGTCGTACCTGTCGTTCGGCGACTCGGAGCTTCCGAAGGGGCAGCCGGCCAAGGACGTGACCATCACGTTCTCCCCGAGCCGCTCGGAGACTTGGCAGTGGGACCGCAAGTCCGGGCATTGGCAACTCGACGGACAGAAGTTCCGTCCCGACAACATCCTGGTCATGGACGTCACCACTCGCGATACGGGCGAACGAGACGCAGCCGGCAGTCCGATCCCTGAAGTCATCTCCACTGGTGGCGGTCGCGGCTACCTGATGGCCAGCGGAGAGGCCCACAAGATCAACTGGTCCAAGGTGTCGACCAAGGCGCCGTTCGAGTTGGCCGACGCGCGTGGGCGGGAAGTCGAAGTGCCTCCCGGGGCGGACCTGGGTGGCGTTGATCGTACGAGGGACAGGTCAGGTCGACTTCGACTGACTGCTGCGTTCCGCCATGGCCGCCAGACGCGCGTTATAGGCCAGTCGTTCCGCGTCGCCGTCACGGTCGGCTTGGCGGTCCATCCGTTTGGCGCGCCGCTCGTCGGTGCGCGCCCATTGCACGGCGACCACGATCATGACGACGATGGTGGGGATCTCGCCGATGCCCCAGGCAACACCCCCGCCGGAGACGCTGTCCTGGACCGCGTCGGTCAGCCACGGCGGTTGGACTTGGGCGAACCATTCAGCGCCCAGTGGCACCGCCGACATCATGATGGCCACGGCGAAGAACGCGTGCAACGAGATGAACAGCAACAGCAGGAGCAAGCGGGCCCAAGCGGGCACCTCACGCGGGCCGGGGTCGAGGCCCAGCACGACCCAGTAGAACAGGAATCCGGCGAGCAAGAAGTGCACGCCCATCAGGACATGTCCCAGGTGCGAGCCCATGGCCCAGCCGAACAGCGGTGTGAAGTACAGCCCGAACAATCCGAAAGTCCCCACCGCGAGCACGTAGAGCGGATGAGTCACAAACCGGGAGATGGGGGCATGCAAGCCCCAAAGCAGCCACTCGCGGGGCCCACGATCGGGGCCTTTGCTCGGACGTAGCGCACGCAGCGCGAGCATGATCGGCATGCCCAGGACCAACAGGATGGGAACGACCATGGACAGCGACATGTGCTGCACCATGTGCCACTGCACCGAGACCTTGGCGTACCCGGAGATGCCGGATGATGTGGCCCAGACCAGGAACAGCACTCCTGCGTACCAGGCGACGACCCTTCCCCAGGGCCAGTGGATACCGCGCCGATGGGCCCGCCAGACGCCCCACCCGTAGACGCCGGCAAGCACCACGGCGATCAGCAGGAACACGACGTCCGGATACCAGCCGATCATCACGGAAGCTGCAGTGGGCGGGGGCGGGAAGGGGAATCCCAGGAGTTCCTCCGCCGGCGACGGCAGCGGGACCGCCAAGCGCGGGTACTGCGTGACAGTCATACTCACGGCCACCCCGACTGTGACCAACAAGAGCAGCCCCTCGGCCAAGAGCCACCGGAACAGAGGCCCGGACTGCTGGGGATCGGCGGCCGCGGTCCGGCGTGAGTTCCATGCGACGGCGGCGATAGTCGCCAGCAGAGCCACTTTGAGGAGAACCAGCAGGCCGTACGGTGTCGTGAAGAGTTCCCCAAACTGTTCAAGGCGCGTGTAGGTATTGGCGACGCCGCTGGCCGCCAGGACGATCACCGCAGCGGTCGCGAGAACCGAGAATCGGCCGATGGCGACTGAGAGTCCCGGGTCGCGGAGCAGCGCGTGCCGGGTCATGGCGATGAGGCCTCCGACCCAGAGCGCCGCTGCCACGGCGTGAACTGTCCCGGCGGCCAGGGACAGTGAGTGGTCGCCCAGATCCGTGCCGTGGGCGGTCAGTGGGCCGGCGATCAGAGCGATGGTTGCGATGCCCGTGAGCATGGCGGCAGCGCTCGTGCGGGCTGTGAATGCTGCGGCCACCGCTATCCCGATGGCGAGGATCGCGGTGACGAGGTGAGCGACGTTCGCGGGGATCTCGAAGGCGTACGTGAAGAAGGTGGCCGGAGCCATCGCCCGGTGCAGCGGTTCGCCGATCACGGTGGCATGGGTGAAAGCGATGGTCGCCAGAGCGCTTGCGGCCCACACGAGTGCACTCCACGCGGCCAGCACCACGTCGCGCCTGCCGGCGCGGGACACATGCGTTCGATCAGGGCCGGGCATGAGGAACGCAGCGGTCACCAACAGGCCGAGAGTGATGGTGCCCGCGATCACCGTCAGAGCAGTCGCGATGGGCAGGCCCCAGCCCACGACAGGGCCGGGGTCCGGAAGCCCAGTCTCGGGGGTCTGGTAGGCCGCGCCCCCAAGGAGCAAGCCCAGCATCAAGCCGACAGCGGCAGCGGCCGCGCCTCCCAGCGCCGGCCACACCGAGGGCAGGCGCTCATCACTGGGCGCAGGGGCCCGGGTGACCGTAGTCATCCACCGGCTCCGGGACGAGGCGACACAAGCACCGCTCCAGGGTAAGGGTGGGTCACACCCAGGTGGGTAGCCACATCCGCTGGCTCCAGGTCGCGTAGTCGATGACCTCGGCGGACCACAACGGGTAGAAGAACGCGGACACGCCTACGCAGGCAAGCAGGAACACGGCGACCAGCGCCACTCGCAGGCGACTGTCGTGGGTGGAATCAGGCTGAGTTCCCGGTCGTGCCACAGCGGCCAAGGACAGGGTCAATGCCATGACCAGGAACGGGACTACGACGACCGCGTAGAACGTGAAGATCGTGCGATCGGGGAACAACAGCCACGGCGCCCACCCCGCCAGAACTGCGGCCAGCACGGCTCCGGATCGCCAGTCCCGATGTGCTGCCCAACGCCATACTTGGTGCAGCACGGCCAGGACTCCAGCCCACCAGATCAGTGGATTTCCCAGGGCTGTGACGGCTTGAGCGCACTGACCGGACTCGCATTGCAGACCTTCGGACTCGTAATAGAACGAGGTGGGACGAGCCTGGACCAACCAGCCGAAAGCCGAGGACTGATAGGAGTGGGGACTCGTCAGGTTGTTGTGGAAGCTCCACATCTCCGAGTGGTAGTGCAGCAATGATCGCAGTGCCGCCAGGGGTCCCCCGGACGAGTCCCAGTTCCGGCTCCAACCGTTGTCGCTGGCCAGCCATCCCCCCCAAGTGGCTACGTAGACCAGCAGGACGATCCCGAGCATGGTCACGGCTGCCGGAACAGCGGAACGAAGCAGTGCGAAGGGCAACGAGTCGCCGCCGCGGCGACGGCGCGAGGCGTCCCAGAGCACCGTCAGGATCCCGAAAGCGGCCACGAACCAGATTCCGCTCCACTTCACGCCACAAGCCAGGCCCAGGCAGAGCGCAGCAGTCATGCGCCATGGCCGCCACCAACTGCCGGGGGTTCGGCCTTGCCGCACCCAGTCCCTATCCACCAGAAGGCAGGCGAATGCCGCGACCACGAAGAACGCGAGCATGCCGTCGAGGACGGCGGTCCGGCTCATGACGATGGCGATGCCGTCGATCGCGATCAGAAGTCCGGCGACCGTCCCCCAGATCGCGCTCCCGGTCATGCGCAGGACTGCACGCGCCACGAGCCAGATGGTCAGGGTGCCCAAGATCGCGGTGGCGATACGCCAGCCCGTCGGAGTGACACCGAAGACGGCTTCGCCGGCTGCGATGAGCCACTTGCCCACCGGAGGATGCACGACGTAGGAGGGGGCATCAGTCCACCACGCGGGATCCAGGGTCCCGTCTGACTCCAGGATCTTCTTGTCGAGTTTGTCGATCGCGGTCCGCTCGTACCCGAACGCCAGCAGTGAGGCGCCGTCCTTGGCGTAGTAGGTCTCGTCGAACACCAAGGCGTGCGGCCGACCCAGGTCAACGAGTCGCAGGACTCCGCCCAGGATTGTCACAGTGAGCGGGCCCAGGAGCCGTCCAGTGAATCGTCTGCTCACGGCCGCGACGGCCGGAGCATGCTCGGGCAGGGCGGCCGTTGCGGTCACCGGGCAATCCTAAAGCCTGTCGACAAATAGTCGCAGCGCCCTTCTCGGGCGTCCCTGTCACGCTGCTGCGTGGCGGGTTCCCGCGTCGCTGGGGCTGGTTTCACGGGCGCGTGCGCGCCGGCCAGAGCCGTCCCCTCGGCAGGCGTTGGTGTCCGGGCCGGTCGCTTCTCGGTCCCGGGCCGCCTGGGCGTCAGCCCACGCGGCGAGGTTGATCGCTGCGTTGCGGTCGCGGTCCAGTTCCAGTCCGCACGCCGCGCACCGGTAGGTGCGCTGCGCGAGGGTGAGGTCCGGGTCGACCGCGCCGCAGCCGGAGCAGGTCTTCGACGATGGGAACCACCGGTCCACGGTGACCACCTGACCGCCGCGCCAGTCCTGCCGGTAGGTGATCAGCCGGGCCAGTTCGGTCCAGGCGGCGTCGGAGATGGCTGCTGCGAGGCGGTGGTTGGCGAGCATGCCTTTCACGTTGAGGTCTTCGACGGCGACCCTCCCCCGCAAGCGGGGGGACCCCCAGGTATTGGGCCAGCGTGTTGGCGGCGGCGTGCAAGACGTGGTGCCTTCGGTTCCTGGTCTGCTGGTGGTGCCGCCCGAGCCGGGCGGCGGCCTTCCTCCTGTTCCTCGATCCTGTCGGTTTGCGGGTGACGGCTCGGGCCAGCCGCCGCTGCTTGGCTTGGGCGTGTTGCAGGTGCCTCGGCGCGGGGATGCGCGCTGCCTCGGCGCCGTCGGCCGAGGCAGCCACGGCCAGGTCGTGCAGACCACGGTCCACACCCAGGAACCCGGCAGCTTCTACCAACTGCTGGTCGTGCCGCTGGGCCTGGTGCAGGTCGGCGGCTTCCACGTTGAGGCTGACGAACCAGCGGCCCGCGCGCCGGGACACGGTCGCGAACAAGATCCGGCCGCGGCCAGTGGCGATGAGGCGCCGCAGCCGGCGGGTGTCGTCGTGGACCTTCACCGCGCCGGCACCGGGCAGGGTCACCGACCGGGGTCGGTCGCCGTCACCGACGCGGATCGGCGGCTTGCCGCCCTTGGGGTGCTTGTTGCGCAGTCGGAACGACTCGACGGCCCTTCCCTTGCGCTTGAACCTGGGGAACCCGACCCGCCGCCCGGCCCGGTCGCCCTTGCGGGACGCGGTGAACGCCGCCAGCCCCTTGCCGAGATCGACGGCTGCTTCCTCGAAGACCTGCTGGCACACCTGCGTGCGCCACGCCAGGCCGGTCACCTGCACCTCGGCCGTCCCGGCGCCGTCAACCACGAACAACCGTCCCGCGTCCTCGGTCTTCTTCCACGCGTTGAACGCGTTGATCAGGTCGAACCCGGTCCAGGGCACCTTCACGCCGGGATCAGCCTGTTTGGCGGCGAGCGCGTGCTTGACCAGCCGCAGGCACGTGTTGCTCGCGAACCGGGACGCACCGGCATGGCGGGCCAGCGCCGTGTCCTGCTCGACCGTGGGGTCGAGGCAGAACCGGAACGTCGTGTGCCGCACGAGCACAGACAACCACATACCCCCGACAAGCCCGTGGAACGCGCGTGCTGAGGCCGGTATCAGTCCCGGTGTCGGAGGGTCCTGCTATCAACGGCGGTCATGTGACCGAAACCCGTACCCGTCCGACCTGACCGACTCGGCCTGGACCGCATTGGAGCCGCTGCTCACCCGCGACATCACTCTTCCCGGCCGCCGGATCGACCCCGACCGGCTGCGCGAGTACGTCGACGCGATCCTGTACGTACTGCGCACCGGCTGTCCGTGGCGGCACCTGCCCCACGACTTCGCCGTCGAGTGGCCAGCCGCCCATCAGCAGTTCATGCGTTGGACCAGGCGCGGCGTCTGGGACTCGGCATTGGTGAAGCTGCGTGAGCAGACCCGCCTGGCCGACGGCCGCAAAGCGGCTGCGACCGGCGCTGTGGTGGACTCGTCCTCAGTGAAGGCCAGCCCTGTGCCAGGCCAGCGCGGGTTCGACGGGGCCAAGAAGATCGACGGCATCAAGCGGCATATCTTGACCGACACCGCCGGGCTGCTGCTCGCCGTCGAGGTGACGGCCGCCAACGAGCAAGACCGGGCCGTGCTGCCCAGACTGCTCGACGTTGCGAAGTCCTCCTGCCCGGGGATGGCCAAGGTGTGGGCGGACAAGGGCTACACCGGTCCGGCAACGCGAGAGCTCGCCGCCAAGACCGGCATCGACATCGAGATCGTCTCCGGTCCGAAGCCGCCGCCCGGCACCGGGTTCCTCGTGCAACCACGCCGCTGGGTCGTCGAACGCACCCACGCCTGGATCAACCGCAACCGGCGCATGGTCCGACAATGGGAAGCCACCCTCGAAGCCCACACCGGCTTCCTCATCCTCAGCCAGATCGCACTCCTGCTGAACCGGCTCACGTGATTTGTCGACAGGCTTTAGTGCCGCTTGGAGGCTTCCTTGCCGGCCTCCCGCACGCAAGTGGCCATCTGCTGCACTCGGGACGTTCGACGTCGCGGTACAAGTTGCCCAAGCCGTGTCAGGATGTCGGTGTGTACGGCACGCTCACATTGGCCGCCACACCCATCGGCAATCCCCACGATGCCTCCGACCGGCTCCGGGCTGCCCTGCGACGTGCCTCGTTGATCGCCGCCGAGGACACCCGCCGGGTCCGGCGCCTGGCCGAATCCCTCGAAGTGCCGCTCAAGGCGACAGTTGTGTCATTGTTCGAGGGCAACGAGGCAAGCCGGTCCGACCGACTCCTCGAGTCGCTGGTCAGTGGTCAGGATGTGTTGCTCGTCTCCGATGCCGGCACCCCGACGATCAGTGACCCCGGCCGACGCCTCGTACAGCGATGTGGGGACAGGGGAATCAGGGTGACCGCCCTGCCCGGTCCGTCGGCCGTAGCCACCGCGGTCGCAGTGTCGGGGTTGGTCGCGGGCCCGTTCGCCTTCGAAGGATTCCTGCCCCGCAAACCCGGCGAGCGCAGGCGACGGCTCGCCGAACTCGCCAACGATCCTCGCCCCACCGTGTTCTTCGAGTCGCCGCGACGACTGGCGACCACGTTGGCGGATCTGATGGCGGAGTGGGGCGATCGACCCGCGGTCGTGTGCCGGGAGTTGACCAAGGTTCACGAGGAGGTCATCCGCGGCTCGGTCACGCAGTTGGGGCAGTGGGCGCAGGGCGATGTCCTGGGCGAAGTGACCCTCGTGGTCGCTGGTGCACCCGCTGATGATGTAGCCGACGAGTCCGAGTTGGCCGCGCGGGTGGCGGCATTGGTGGCCGCCGGGATGAGCCGGCGGGACGCTGTCGTCCAGGTCGTCGCCGAAACCGGGGCGCCGCGCCGGGTCGTGTACCAGGCGTCGCTGTCGTCCCTAGAATGACCCCATGCCCGACAAGTCGTTCTATGTCACGACGCCCATTTACTACGTCAATGACGCTCCCCACATCGGGCACGCCTACACCACGGTCGCGGGAGATGTCCTGGCCCGGTGGCACCGGCAGAGGGGCGAGAAGGTCCGCTACCTCACCGGCACCGATGAGCACGGCACCAAGGTCCAGCGCAAGGCCGAGGAGAACGAAGTCACGCCCCAGGAGTGGGTCGACACGCTGGTGTCCGAACACTGGCGGCCCGTCCTCGAGACCCTCGACATCGCCAACGACGACTTCATCCGCACCACGGAGGAGCGACATCGGCGCGGAGTACAGGCCTTCTGGACCGTCCTGAAAGAGGCGGGACACGTCTACCCCGAGCTCTACGAAGGGCCCTATTGCGTGGGGTGCGAGGAGTTCAAGGTCGCCGCCGACCTGGAAGAGGGGACAGGTGAGTACGCCGGCGAGTTGGTGTGCCGGATCCATGGCCGCCCTGTCGAGCAACTCAGCGAACAGAACTGGTGGTTCCGGCTGTCGGAGTTCGGTCCCGCGCTCCTCGAGCATTACGAGCGCAACCCCGACGCCGTAGCCCCCCGCAGCGCCTACAACGAGGTCGTCTCGTTCATCCGCGGCGGTCTTTCCGACATCTCCATGTCTCGCTCCAGTGTGGACTGGGGAGTGCCGCTTCCGTGGGATCCTGAGCAGGTCGTCTACGTGTGGTTCGATGCCCTGCTGAACTACATCACGGCCGTTGGCTACGGACAGAACTCCGGGAAGGAACTCTTCGCGAACACCTGGCCGGCCGACGTCCATCTCGTGGGCAAGGACATCCTCCGGTTCCATGCCGTGTACTGGCCGGCCATGCTC
This window harbors:
- a CDS encoding IS5 family transposase — protein: MCRTSTDNHIPPTSPWNARAEAGISPGVGGSCYQRRSCDRNPYPSDLTDSAWTALEPLLTRDITLPGRRIDPDRLREYVDAILYVLRTGCPWRHLPHDFAVEWPAAHQQFMRWTRRGVWDSALVKLREQTRLADGRKAAATGAVVDSSSVKASPVPGQRGFDGAKKIDGIKRHILTDTAGLLLAVEVTAANEQDRAVLPRLLDVAKSSCPGMAKVWADKGYTGPATRELAAKTGIDIEIVSGPKPPPGTGFLVQPRRWVVERTHAWINRNRRMVRQWEATLEAHTGFLILSQIALLLNRLT
- the metG gene encoding methionine--tRNA ligase, with product MPDKSFYVTTPIYYVNDAPHIGHAYTTVAGDVLARWHRQRGEKVRYLTGTDEHGTKVQRKAEENEVTPQEWVDTLVSEHWRPVLETLDIANDDFIRTTEERHRRGVQAFWTVLKEAGHVYPELYEGPYCVGCEEFKVAADLEEGTGEYAGELVCRIHGRPVEQLSEQNWWFRLSEFGPALLEHYERNPDAVAPRSAYNEVVSFIRGGLSDISMSRSSVDWGVPLPWDPEQVVYVWFDALLNYITAVGYGQNSGKELFANTWPADVHLVGKDILRFHAVYWPAMLMAAGLPLPAKVFAHGWLLVGGEKMSKSKLTGIAPETITDTFGADAFRYYFLRAINFGSDGSFSWEDMRDRYTSELANGLGNLASRGGAMITKYFAGVLPEPGPYSNADLVVQDLLARTVADADAAMLRLDFSGGIAAIRGLIDAVNGYVTEQQPWALAKDDDRRERLGTVLYTIAESLRAISVLYHPVMPSATEALWQSLGADALGPLADQVVTHVVWGQLPPGVTVSKPEQLFPRLPDEEE
- the rsmI gene encoding 16S rRNA (cytidine(1402)-2'-O)-methyltransferase; protein product: MYGTLTLAATPIGNPHDASDRLRAALRRASLIAAEDTRRVRRLAESLEVPLKATVVSLFEGNEASRSDRLLESLVSGQDVLLVSDAGTPTISDPGRRLVQRCGDRGIRVTALPGPSAVATAVAVSGLVAGPFAFEGFLPRKPGERRRRLAELANDPRPTVFFESPRRLATTLADLMAEWGDRPAVVCRELTKVHEEVIRGSVTQLGQWAQGDVLGEVTLVVAGAPADDVADESELAARVAALVAAGMSRRDAVVQVVAETGAPRRVVYQASLSSLE
- a CDS encoding transposase, with translation MRHTTFRFCLDPTVEQDTALARHAGASRFASNTCLRLVKHALAAKQADPGVKVPWTGFDLINAFNAWKKTEDAGRLFVVDGAGTAEVQVTGLAWRTQVCQQVFEEAAVDLGKGLAAFTASRKGDRAGRRVGFPRFKRKGRAVESFRLRNKHPKGGKPPIRVGDGDRPRSVTLPGAGAVKVHDDTRRLRRLIATGRGRILFATVSRRAGRWFVSLNVEAADLHQAQRHDQQLVEAAGFLGVDRGLHDLAVAASADGAEAARIPAPRHLQHAQAKQRRLARAVTRKPTGSRNRRKAAARLGRHHQQTRNRRHHVLHAAANTLAQYLGVPPLAGEGRRRRPQRERHARQPPPRSSHLRRRLDRTGPADHLPAGLARRSGGHRGPVVPIVEDLLRLRRGRPGPHPRAAHLPVRGVRTGTGPRPQRSDQPRRVG